The Methanohalophilus portucalensis DNA window GAAGCAGTCAGGCAGATGCACAGGGAGGAATCCGAGGAGGACATTATTTTCCTTCATGTAACCCTGGTTCCCATTGATGCCCAGGGGGATCAAAAAACAAAACCCACGCAACACTCGGTCAAAGACCTGCGCCAGCTCGGTCTATCCCCGGATGTGATCGTCGCACGATGTAAAAATCCTCTTCATGAAAGTACCCGTGCTAAAGTATCCCTCTTCTGTGATGTTCCAAAGGAAGCTGTAGTAAGTGCTCATGATTCAAATGATATTTATGCTGTCCCTCTCCAGCTGGAAGAACAGGGACTTACAGGGTACATGATGCAAAAACTCGATCTGGTCACCAAACAGCAAGACCATGCCTGGGAGGATATGGTCAAAAGAATGAATGCTGCGGCCGGGGAGGTCAGGCTTGCAATTGTTGGAAAATATACCAATCTTGAGGATTCCTATCTAAGCATAAGGGAATCCCTGAAACACGCAGCAATAGAAGTTGGATGCAAGGTAAGGACCGACTGGGTAAGTTCGGAATCATTTGATGAAGACCCCGCTGCAATCAATAAACTTCAGGAGTATGATGGTGTGCTTGTCCCTGGGGGTTTCGGAGAACGTGGTGTAGAAGGCAAGATCCAGGCGGTGAAATTTGCCCGGGACAATGATATCCCTTTCCTGGGACTATGCCTTGGTATGCAACTGAGTGTAATTGAGTTTGCACGTAATGTAGCGGATATGGAAAATGCCAACAGTTCCGAATTCGATGAAAACACCCCTTATCCGGTAATAGACCTTTTGCCGGAACAGGAAAATATAGTAAATATGGGTGCTACAATGAGACTTGGGGATTATGAAGCCGTTCTCAAAAAAGGTTCACTGGCAGAAAAAATCTATGGAACCGATACCATAGTCGAGCGCCATCGTCACCGGTATGAGGTAAATCCCAATTTTGTAGATAGGCTGGAAGAGAAGGGAATGGTATTTTCGGGCAAAAATCGCAATCGTATGGAAATAGCCGAAATA harbors:
- the pyrG gene encoding glutamine hydrolyzing CTP synthase, whose protein sequence is MKYIIITGGVMSGLGKGITAASVGRNLKNKGQKVTAIKIDPYINIDAGTMSPFQHGEVYVLKDGGEVDLDLGNYERYLDTELTWDHNLTTGKIYQSVIEKERRGEYLGKTVQIIPHITNEIKARIRRVAAKSGADICLIEVGGTVGDIESMPFLEAVRQMHREESEEDIIFLHVTLVPIDAQGDQKTKPTQHSVKDLRQLGLSPDVIVARCKNPLHESTRAKVSLFCDVPKEAVVSAHDSNDIYAVPLQLEEQGLTGYMMQKLDLVTKQQDHAWEDMVKRMNAAAGEVRLAIVGKYTNLEDSYLSIRESLKHAAIEVGCKVRTDWVSSESFDEDPAAINKLQEYDGVLVPGGFGERGVEGKIQAVKFARDNDIPFLGLCLGMQLSVIEFARNVADMENANSSEFDENTPYPVIDLLPEQENIVNMGATMRLGDYEAVLKKGSLAEKIYGTDTIVERHRHRYEVNPNFVDRLEEKGMVFSGKNRNRMEIAEIPSHSFFFASQFHPEFRSRPGRPSPPFRAFVEAMFKRK